A window from Acidithiobacillus sp. encodes these proteins:
- the petA gene encoding ubiquinol-cytochrome c reductase iron-sulfur subunit, producing MSDETQDNKHAPNVTRRRFLTALVTVSGAAVAGTIAVPMVRSLDPTAAAAALATTTIDLSPIEPGMQMVALWQEKPVIVVNRTPEMLITLDEAEQKGLLKDPNCNIPQQPPYCKNKYRSRVPEWYVGIKICNHLCCIPHYRPKKASVAPWWLGGFHCPCHGSMYDLSARVIKGSPAPHNMAVPEYDIDVEKKSVVVTKMYPLAHLC from the coding sequence ATGTCAGACGAAACGCAGGACAACAAGCATGCTCCAAATGTAACGCGTCGCCGCTTTCTCACTGCTCTGGTGACGGTGTCCGGCGCAGCGGTAGCGGGTACTATTGCGGTACCGATGGTAAGGTCGTTAGATCCAACGGCTGCCGCCGCGGCATTGGCCACCACCACCATTGATCTGTCGCCCATCGAACCAGGTATGCAGATGGTGGCTCTTTGGCAGGAAAAGCCGGTTATTGTGGTAAACAGAACCCCGGAAATGTTGATCACGCTGGACGAGGCTGAACAGAAAGGCCTATTGAAAGATCCCAACTGCAATATTCCGCAGCAGCCCCCGTACTGCAAAAACAAGTATAGGTCACGGGTGCCGGAATGGTATGTCGGCATAAAAATATGCAACCACCTATGTTGCATACCGCATTATCGGCCCAAGAAAGCCAGCGTCGCGCCGTGGTGGCTCGGCGGGTTTCATTGCCCTTGCCACGGCTCCATGTACGATCTTTCTGCACGCGTGATCAAAGGGTCACCCGCACCCCACAATATGGCAGTTCCTGAATATGACATCGATGTGGAAAAGAAAAGCGTCGTTGTAACCAAAATGTATCCGCTCGCACATTTGTGCTGA
- a CDS encoding cytochrome bc complex cytochrome b subunit, protein MSFKEWFVKRSPLPEMWREHMAEYYAPKNFNIFYYAGSLLLLMVVLQFLSGFLVLAHYIPSARGAYDSVYGIMYDVHYGWLMQYMHVDGVSLIFVLLYIHMARGMLYGSYRAPREIVWIIGYTTYLAFMAEAFFGYVLPYSNLSYWAGTVITSLFKSIPFIGGWVTTLVRGGAGMSGDTLNRFMALHVTVVFLVIVGLIVFHILYLHKVGSNNPDGIEIKDNKGSDGHAVDGIPFHPYYSVKDLFGFGVWLIIFAAIIFYAPTLHHIFLERTMSTPANPLKSLPDVTPPWYLSPFYAMLRSIPNKDAGIILMVVAVLFPFVLPWLDRNPVKSTRYRPVTRVMLIIFFINFFVLAYLGEQPPLPKYFFPERLGAVIYVAFFILLPFVSKFEPTRTPPARVHFRAH, encoded by the coding sequence ATGAGTTTCAAAGAGTGGTTTGTCAAACGTTCGCCGTTGCCGGAGATGTGGCGGGAGCATATGGCTGAATACTATGCGCCAAAGAACTTCAACATTTTTTATTATGCGGGATCTCTACTTTTACTGATGGTCGTGCTGCAGTTTCTGTCGGGATTTCTGGTTCTGGCGCACTACATACCATCGGCCAGGGGTGCATACGACTCCGTATATGGAATCATGTATGACGTGCATTATGGTTGGCTTATGCAGTATATGCATGTTGATGGCGTATCCCTGATATTTGTACTGCTATATATTCACATGGCGAGAGGCATGCTTTACGGCTCCTACCGAGCACCGCGTGAGATCGTCTGGATCATTGGCTATACGACCTATCTAGCCTTTATGGCGGAAGCATTTTTCGGCTATGTGTTGCCTTATTCAAACCTATCCTATTGGGCTGGGACGGTAATCACCTCCTTATTTAAGTCCATTCCATTTATCGGCGGGTGGGTCACCACGCTGGTGCGCGGTGGCGCCGGTATGAGTGGAGATACGCTAAATCGGTTTATGGCTTTGCATGTAACCGTTGTGTTCCTGGTCATTGTCGGACTGATCGTTTTTCATATTCTTTACCTACACAAAGTCGGCTCGAACAATCCCGATGGTATTGAAATCAAGGATAATAAAGGATCGGATGGACATGCTGTGGATGGCATTCCTTTTCACCCCTACTATTCCGTAAAAGATTTGTTTGGATTCGGTGTATGGTTGATCATCTTTGCCGCGATAATTTTCTATGCACCGACGCTTCATCATATTTTCCTGGAGCGTACCATGTCGACGCCCGCGAATCCGTTGAAAAGCCTGCCGGACGTTACTCCGCCGTGGTATTTATCACCCTTTTACGCCATGTTGCGATCCATCCCCAACAAGGATGCGGGCATTATATTAATGGTAGTGGCGGTGCTGTTTCCGTTCGTGCTTCCGTGGCTTGACAGAAATCCAGTGAAATCGACACGTTATCGCCCAGTGACTCGTGTTATGCTTATCATCTTCTTCATCAACTTCTTCGTGCTTGCCTATCTTGGAGAGCAACCCCCTCTGCCCAAATATTTTTTTCCGGAACGATTGGGGGCGGTTATCTATGTGGCATTCTTCATTTTGCTGCCATTTGTGAGCAAGTTTGAGCCGACTCGGACACCGCCGGCACGCGTTCATTTCCGTGCCCACTGA
- a CDS encoding cytochrome c1, producing the protein MKKYVVWAGLALGLLASAPGAFADNGPKLMVPHYTYNAKTIIAGAKLFATDCMACHSIKFMRYEFLTKDLGMSKADVHKYIMLPNGSGFKGNMVSAMPTNMAHQWFGLPPPDLSQIVRYKSQDWVYTYLLSFYQDPKRPSGWNNHVFPNVAMPDVLAPSGGIVNEQGKVLRAGDESPQKFKEQVTEIVAFLRFVSDPSVVQRYDEGPWVLGLLALFTLVAYFLKKEYWKDVK; encoded by the coding sequence ATGAAAAAGTATGTTGTGTGGGCGGGTCTGGCCTTGGGGCTGCTTGCCAGTGCACCTGGAGCATTTGCGGATAACGGACCCAAGCTGATGGTTCCGCATTACACCTATAACGCCAAGACCATTATTGCTGGCGCCAAGCTGTTCGCAACGGATTGTATGGCATGCCATTCCATAAAATTCATGCGTTATGAGTTTTTGACAAAAGATCTGGGAATGTCTAAGGCCGATGTGCATAAGTATATCATGTTGCCGAATGGATCCGGATTTAAGGGCAATATGGTGTCTGCGATGCCAACCAACATGGCGCATCAATGGTTTGGCCTTCCTCCGCCGGATTTGAGCCAGATCGTTCGTTACAAAAGCCAGGATTGGGTATATACCTATCTGCTGTCATTTTATCAGGATCCCAAACGTCCATCCGGTTGGAATAACCATGTATTTCCAAATGTGGCAATGCCAGATGTGCTTGCGCCGTCTGGTGGGATCGTGAATGAGCAAGGAAAGGTGCTTCGTGCGGGCGACGAATCTCCCCAGAAATTCAAGGAGCAAGTCACCGAAATCGTCGCCTTTTTACGGTTTGTATCTGACCCGTCCGTCGTGCAGCGGTACGACGAAGGGCCATGGGTGCTCGGTTTGTTAGCGTTGTTTACACTCGTTGCTTATTTTCTCAAAAAGGAGTATTGGAAAGACGTGAAGTGA
- a CDS encoding SDR family NAD(P)-dependent oxidoreductase, translating into MVENDYTKPRGEGILEGKTILVTGAGNGIGKAVSIEYARQGATVILLGKTKRNLEGVYDEITDYGYPEPAILVVDLAEPTGDAFKTIGAAISGEFNQLDGIVHNAAELGMLTPLEIYVGDQWDHVFQVNVKSPLLVTQQCLPLLKEATYASIIFTTDESGIKPKGYWGAYGVSKAAILHMARMWAIEYANTSIRVNIVDPGPCRTGLRLLTHPGMPMKRYTPPEAITSIYTKLMDCDVLGHNGELFYAHDFINPDLDDRTERDLATSTK; encoded by the coding sequence ATGGTTGAAAATGATTACACCAAACCGAGGGGTGAGGGCATTCTGGAGGGGAAAACGATACTGGTCACCGGTGCTGGAAATGGCATCGGCAAGGCCGTATCCATTGAGTATGCCCGCCAGGGCGCTACGGTCATTTTGCTGGGAAAGACGAAGCGTAATCTGGAAGGCGTCTACGACGAAATCACCGATTATGGATACCCGGAGCCAGCTATTCTTGTGGTGGATCTCGCCGAACCGACAGGCGATGCGTTTAAAACCATAGGTGCGGCGATATCCGGCGAGTTCAACCAGTTAGACGGCATCGTGCATAACGCGGCGGAACTGGGAATGTTGACTCCACTGGAGATCTATGTTGGAGATCAATGGGATCATGTATTTCAGGTCAACGTAAAGTCTCCGCTTTTGGTGACGCAGCAGTGCCTTCCGTTATTAAAAGAGGCCACATACGCCTCTATTATTTTCACAACGGATGAGTCTGGTATAAAGCCCAAAGGTTATTGGGGTGCCTACGGCGTGAGCAAGGCCGCGATATTGCACATGGCTCGTATGTGGGCCATAGAGTATGCCAACACAAGTATCCGGGTGAATATCGTAGATCCCGGGCCATGTAGAACAGGGCTTCGCTTGTTGACGCATCCCGGTATGCCGATGAAGCGATATACGCCTCCTGAAGCAATCACCAGTATCTATACGAAATTAATGGATTGTGACGTATTGGGTCATAACGGAGAGTTGTTTTATGCCCATGATTTTATCAATCCAGATTTGGATGATAGAACTGAAAGGGATCTAGCAACCTCTACGAAGTAA
- a CDS encoding cytochrome C has translation MKIKLHWKNKVRWATCATLMVGAAAFSGNALALPTFARQTGWSCATCHTSYPQLTPMGRMFKLLGYTTNNVQRQQKLEAKFGKSTALLLMRLSQFSVFAQASYANVAGGQEAFNGAGVSNPPGNQNDIQFPQQVSLFYAGEITPHIGAFMHLTYSGRGGFAMDDSDFRWAHPWSFGPDQLLITGVEVNNTPTEPDIYNTVPDWYAPFSSSKYSAIRQIPTTFIEGAHGAGYPLVGVGTYEAYIFGPNKTNWIYFEADGYTNADGIGTPADSGGAFGYANDGRMQGVAPYVRLAYQRDWGSWNWEVGTYGMWSHLYDSPNTKGGPVDRFDDYDLDSQLQWLDTAENSNVTLHADWIHEDQNFGPGNAISSTTTGKLNSLNINGAYWFHDHYGVSGGYLDTWGSANSDLWGTRYSANGSPDTNGEWIEASYLPWWNTRFSLRYTLYNKFRGLTNGVVGPEKASAYNTLELLTWISF, from the coding sequence ATGAAAATAAAGTTGCACTGGAAAAACAAGGTCCGTTGGGCTACATGCGCTACGCTCATGGTTGGGGCGGCGGCGTTCTCCGGCAATGCGCTGGCCTTGCCGACGTTCGCTCGCCAGACCGGGTGGTCTTGCGCAACCTGTCATACATCCTATCCCCAGCTTACCCCGATGGGCCGTATGTTCAAGTTGCTGGGCTACACCACCAACAATGTGCAGCGGCAGCAGAAACTGGAGGCGAAATTTGGGAAGAGCACCGCGCTGCTGCTGATGCGTTTGTCGCAGTTTTCGGTATTCGCGCAAGCAAGCTATGCGAATGTGGCCGGTGGTCAGGAGGCATTTAATGGGGCGGGCGTCTCTAACCCGCCTGGTAACCAGAATGACATTCAATTTCCGCAGCAGGTGAGCTTGTTCTACGCGGGTGAAATTACCCCGCATATCGGTGCATTCATGCATCTGACCTATAGTGGTCGGGGCGGCTTTGCCATGGACGACAGCGACTTCCGCTGGGCGCATCCCTGGAGCTTTGGTCCCGACCAGTTACTGATTACCGGCGTCGAAGTGAATAATACACCGACCGAGCCCGACATCTACAACACCGTACCAGATTGGTATGCGCCGTTTTCGAGCTCCAAATATAGTGCTATTCGGCAGATCCCCACCACCTTTATCGAAGGGGCGCATGGCGCTGGTTATCCGCTTGTGGGTGTCGGCACTTATGAGGCCTACATCTTCGGACCGAATAAGACCAATTGGATTTATTTTGAAGCCGATGGCTACACCAACGCTGATGGCATAGGTACCCCAGCGGACTCGGGGGGGGCATTTGGATATGCCAATGATGGGAGAATGCAAGGCGTCGCTCCTTATGTTCGCCTAGCCTATCAGCGCGACTGGGGTAGCTGGAACTGGGAAGTGGGTACCTACGGGATGTGGAGTCATCTGTATGATAGTCCCAACACCAAAGGCGGCCCTGTAGACCGTTTCGATGACTATGACCTGGATAGCCAGCTGCAATGGTTGGATACGGCGGAGAACAGCAACGTCACGTTGCACGCGGATTGGATACACGAGGACCAGAACTTCGGTCCGGGCAACGCCATTTCAAGTACGACAACGGGAAAGCTGAACTCGCTCAATATAAATGGCGCTTATTGGTTCCATGATCATTACGGCGTATCCGGTGGATATCTGGACACCTGGGGTTCAGCCAATTCTGATCTCTGGGGAACGCGCTATTCCGCGAACGGATCTCCTGATACCAACGGAGAATGGATTGAGGCGTCTTATTTGCCGTGGTGGAACACGCGATTCTCCTTGCGCTATACGCTTTACAACAAATTCCGCGGTTTGACCAATGGCGTGGTAGGTCCTGAAAAAGCGTCGGCTTACAATACGCTTGAGCTGCTGACCTGGATATCATTTTAA
- a CDS encoding c-type cytochrome has translation MCPTLSLNDLTLSTKKGVIRSTVVALALLGSGPALAQAPQSVQQSCMVCHGQTGENTIYPIVPRLNGQQVQYLAWQLKQFKKHTRSDQNAQIYMWPVAQALDHQDIQALAKYYAAQSPMHSASSPRPGVSAGKQIFLQGIASQGIPACMACHAMDATGRGTFPRLAGQRYGYVVQQLKYLHAGSRANPIMQPIAEKLTIQQMQDVAAYLSGLH, from the coding sequence ATGTGTCCTACATTATCATTGAACGATCTTACTCTTTCCACAAAGAAAGGCGTTATCCGCAGTACCGTTGTAGCGTTGGCGTTATTGGGCTCGGGTCCGGCTTTGGCGCAGGCACCCCAATCGGTTCAACAATCGTGCATGGTCTGCCACGGGCAGACCGGGGAGAACACCATCTATCCGATAGTTCCCCGACTGAACGGTCAGCAGGTGCAATATCTCGCCTGGCAATTGAAGCAGTTCAAAAAGCACACGCGTTCGGATCAAAATGCGCAGATTTACATGTGGCCTGTCGCGCAAGCCTTGGATCATCAGGATATACAGGCGCTTGCGAAATATTATGCGGCACAGTCCCCGATGCACAGCGCTTCTTCGCCGCGCCCGGGCGTCTCTGCGGGCAAACAGATATTCCTGCAGGGCATTGCTTCACAGGGTATCCCGGCGTGCATGGCTTGCCATGCAATGGACGCGACGGGTCGAGGGACTTTTCCACGATTGGCGGGCCAGCGCTATGGATATGTGGTTCAGCAACTGAAATATTTGCATGCGGGAAGTAGAGCGAATCCCATTATGCAGCCTATAGCAGAGAAGCTGACGATCCAGCAAATGCAGGATGTCGCGGCCTATCTGTCCGGTCTGCATTGA
- a CDS encoding nitronate monooxygenase family protein, which translates to MDFPYLRIKGRSLLPVIQGGMGIGVSAHRLAGAVAAEGAIGTIASVELRRLHEDLMRHLRRLRDPEASARANLVALDREIQEARRIAGREGFIAVNVMHAISGYREHVLQAIKSGVNAVIVGAGLPMDLPMLAAEFPKVALIPILSEARGVQVVLRRWMRQQRLPDAIVIENPQFAGGHLGATRLEDVSDPKYGFANVLPAIRRLIEELGLKPDQIPLVAAGGISSFQKIREIFALGGSGVQLGTPFAVTTEGDAHVNFKRVLADATPKDLVTFMSSAGLPARAVLTPWLRRYLGREEKLRACASQDRSQCPSQTECLVHCGFKDGNSSSGQFCIEAQLAAAQRGDVQHGLFFRGAGQLPFGQQIRSVRDLFSTLLHDAAWTTREECMPEMAV; encoded by the coding sequence ATGGATTTCCCATACTTAAGGATCAAAGGACGGTCCCTGCTCCCCGTGATACAGGGGGGTATGGGTATTGGTGTTTCAGCACACCGTTTAGCCGGGGCAGTGGCGGCGGAAGGGGCCATTGGAACGATTGCGAGCGTGGAATTACGCCGTTTGCACGAGGACTTGATGCGGCACTTGCGGCGCCTGAGAGATCCTGAAGCGTCGGCCAGAGCGAACCTGGTCGCCTTAGACCGCGAGATTCAGGAGGCACGCCGGATCGCGGGAAGGGAGGGGTTTATCGCAGTCAATGTCATGCATGCCATTTCCGGCTATCGAGAGCATGTGCTGCAAGCTATCAAGAGTGGGGTAAACGCGGTGATCGTGGGCGCGGGGCTGCCCATGGACTTGCCCATGCTGGCTGCGGAGTTTCCCAAGGTCGCATTGATCCCGATCCTTTCTGAAGCGCGTGGCGTTCAGGTGGTGCTGCGCCGCTGGATGCGACAGCAACGTCTTCCAGACGCTATTGTTATCGAGAATCCCCAATTCGCCGGCGGACACTTGGGAGCGACCAGATTGGAGGATGTTTCAGATCCCAAGTATGGTTTTGCAAATGTCCTGCCCGCGATCCGCAGATTAATTGAAGAATTAGGTCTGAAACCTGACCAGATTCCACTTGTTGCCGCGGGAGGGATATCTTCCTTTCAGAAAATACGGGAGATATTTGCCCTTGGCGGGAGCGGGGTTCAGTTGGGTACACCGTTCGCGGTAACCACCGAGGGTGATGCGCATGTTAATTTTAAGCGTGTTCTTGCCGATGCGACGCCTAAAGACCTGGTGACATTTATGAGTTCGGCAGGTCTGCCCGCGCGCGCAGTGCTTACTCCCTGGTTGCGCCGCTACTTGGGGCGTGAGGAAAAACTGCGCGCCTGTGCGAGTCAGGATCGTTCTCAATGCCCAAGTCAAACAGAGTGCTTGGTGCATTGTGGGTTCAAGGATGGCAATTCATCTTCAGGACAATTCTGCATAGAGGCTCAATTGGCGGCTGCGCAACGCGGTGATGTGCAGCATGGGCTATTCTTTCGAGGCGCCGGACAGCTGCCCTTCGGTCAACAAATCAGAAGTGTTCGCGATCTTTTTTCGACGCTGCTACATGATGCCGCATGGACAACGAGAGAGGAGTGTATGCCAGAGATGGCAGTATGA
- a CDS encoding SCP2 sterol-binding domain-containing protein: MTTKFMHQGRALARPFIATTTILMDPVLTALFMGTANWVMAKHQPDLYQIEGRHIVVEVSDLRKSFHFTIRRGRIAPAFAGPVDLRIAGTAKDFCRLALRLEDPDTLFFARRLALEGETSIGLHLKNILDSIDLDWLSPINGLPAPLGRRIRQTIDRAIRKTHADRHLHDVLDRALQP, encoded by the coding sequence ATGACGACAAAATTCATGCATCAAGGGCGCGCACTAGCACGTCCATTTATTGCCACAACAACCATTTTGATGGATCCGGTGCTCACCGCCCTCTTCATGGGCACAGCCAATTGGGTTATGGCGAAACATCAACCAGATCTCTACCAGATAGAGGGGCGGCACATTGTGGTCGAGGTGTCCGACCTCCGAAAATCTTTCCACTTTACAATAAGGCGCGGAAGGATTGCTCCGGCTTTCGCTGGACCGGTCGATTTGCGCATTGCCGGAACCGCCAAGGATTTCTGCCGACTCGCACTGCGCCTCGAAGATCCAGACACCCTTTTTTTCGCACGTCGCCTGGCGTTGGAGGGAGAAACATCTATCGGACTGCACCTTAAGAATATTTTGGATTCGATAGACTTGGATTGGCTCTCCCCGATCAACGGTCTACCGGCCCCATTGGGTCGCCGAATAAGGCAAACCATAGATCGCGCCATCCGCAAAACGCACGCCGACAGGCACTTGCATGACGTACTTGATCGCGCTCTTCAGCCCTGA
- a CDS encoding peptidase U32 family protein encodes MNDRKPELVCPAGGLPALKAAVDNGADAVYMGFRDDTNARNFPGLNFSPDDTARGVEYAHRAGKKVLLAINTYPQAHNWSVWTTAVDRAAMLGIDAVIMADPGLLRYAASHHPNLRLHLSVQASATTHQALAFYHQRFGIQRAVLPRVLSLPQLWHTIANSPVEIEVFGYGSLCVMVEGRCALSSYITGRSPNASGVCSPAESVRWEETPLGRQSRLNGVLIDRHGLNEAAGYPTLCKGRYYTNAQPYYAIEEPTSLNVLAILPDLLRHGVAAIKVEGRQRSPAYVASVARTLREAIDICASNPERYSVKTQWTSALDRLSEGQSHTLGAYHRPWH; translated from the coding sequence ATGAATGACCGTAAACCGGAGCTGGTTTGTCCTGCAGGCGGATTACCTGCCCTGAAAGCCGCCGTTGATAATGGCGCAGATGCTGTTTATATGGGCTTCCGCGACGACACGAACGCCCGCAATTTTCCTGGACTTAACTTTAGTCCAGATGATACCGCACGCGGTGTCGAATATGCGCATCGCGCTGGGAAAAAAGTCCTTCTGGCCATCAACACCTATCCACAGGCACACAACTGGTCTGTCTGGACCACCGCAGTGGATCGAGCGGCGATGCTTGGGATAGATGCCGTGATCATGGCGGACCCTGGATTGCTGCGCTATGCGGCAAGTCATCACCCCAATCTGCGTTTGCATCTTTCCGTGCAGGCGTCTGCCACCACCCATCAGGCCCTGGCGTTCTACCACCAGCGATTCGGCATTCAAAGAGCCGTTCTCCCAAGAGTTCTCTCCTTACCACAGCTTTGGCATACCATAGCCAACAGCCCGGTAGAAATCGAAGTATTCGGTTATGGAAGCCTATGCGTCATGGTAGAAGGTCGCTGCGCCTTGTCATCCTACATTACGGGACGTTCTCCCAATGCCAGCGGGGTTTGCTCACCAGCCGAGTCAGTACGATGGGAAGAGACACCTCTGGGCCGCCAGTCTCGCCTCAATGGCGTATTAATTGATCGCCATGGCCTTAATGAAGCGGCCGGGTACCCTACCTTGTGCAAGGGCCGCTACTATACCAACGCGCAACCGTACTACGCCATTGAGGAGCCTACAAGCCTCAATGTATTGGCCATCCTGCCAGATTTATTGCGGCATGGTGTAGCCGCCATTAAGGTGGAGGGGCGCCAGCGAAGTCCGGCCTATGTCGCCTCTGTCGCGCGCACGTTGCGCGAGGCCATAGATATTTGCGCTTCAAATCCTGAGCGATATTCCGTAAAAACCCAATGGACCTCCGCACTGGATCGCCTTTCTGAGGGACAGTCCCATACTCTCGGGGCCTATCACAGACCTTGGCATTAA
- a CDS encoding c-type cytochrome, with translation MLQKKPFLSAIPVLTMAIAMTSVAYGSTLAKTVSAAAPTPVTASAMSVTAATASVTPSGVPTVVQSTCMACHGLQGVATDGGMFPNLAAQWKPYILRELDHFKAHTRADPQSSIMWGMVAPLTAAQMQQVAKYFSAQTPAVGHVYDPKLVAEGKKLYFGGLPKEHMPACMACHGTTLAGLPPYFPMLAGQKRTYVINQLTYFKSGQRVATHKDIMQYIATRLNQKQITALAAYIRSR, from the coding sequence ATGCTACAAAAAAAACCGTTTTTATCCGCTATTCCCGTGTTAACGATGGCCATAGCCATGACCTCAGTAGCCTATGGCTCCACGCTCGCTAAGACGGTCTCCGCGGCTGCTCCTACACCGGTTACCGCTAGTGCTATGAGCGTTACCGCTGCAACGGCGTCGGTCACCCCAAGCGGGGTGCCCACGGTGGTGCAGTCCACGTGCATGGCCTGCCATGGCCTGCAGGGTGTGGCGACAGACGGCGGTATGTTCCCCAACTTGGCTGCGCAATGGAAGCCTTACATTCTGCGGGAACTCGATCATTTCAAAGCGCATACACGAGCAGATCCACAATCATCCATTATGTGGGGTATGGTGGCGCCATTGACTGCGGCGCAGATGCAGCAAGTCGCCAAATACTTTTCTGCTCAGACACCTGCGGTGGGACATGTTTACGATCCCAAACTTGTTGCCGAGGGGAAAAAGCTGTATTTCGGCGGGTTGCCGAAGGAACATATGCCAGCGTGCATGGCCTGCCATGGCACCACGCTGGCCGGTCTGCCCCCTTACTTTCCCATGTTAGCAGGGCAAAAACGCACTTATGTGATCAACCAACTGACCTATTTCAAGTCAGGGCAGCGGGTAGCCACGCATAAAGACATTATGCAGTACATAGCCACCAGGTTGAATCAAAAGCAAATAACCGCGCTGGCCGCTTATATAAGGTCCCGGTGA